The DNA segment CTTCTTTATTAATCTCATTTAATAATTATGTTTACTTGTATCTGCAGAGGAAGTGGTGCATAAATATGCAGATCTCCAGCTTGGCCAAATGCATTCCTGGGCACATTCTTGGCCCGTGGCCAAACCCCAGGAAGCTGTAGGGCTTCAATGGCATCTGCAGTAGCTCCCAAATGAAGCACCATAAGTTAATTATCACCTTAAACTCAATTAGAAAAATCATTAGAACATGTAATTAATTTAGTCACGTCAAATCTGGAAGGATCAAATTTCTCAGGGTCAGGGAAGACACTCGGATCATGGTGCATGGAGACTACGTCCAAGTTCACTGCCCAGTCCTTCTTTATTTCATACCCTGAGAGAGAATGAGAGACAAATTATACATAAAAAGAGCAACTTAAGTAGTAATTTATTTACAAATAAATCACCATCAATGGTGAAATCCTCAGCTGCCTTTCTCGAGAACCAAGGTAAGATGGTGGCTTTCCTCAGCGTTTCACTGATCACCTGATCAActcaagaacaaaaaaaaaaaaacaaaaattaaatctttttgtCACATATCAACTTATCAAGAACTAGAATTTGAGTAAATATATTAATTCTTCTCACCTTGTTGGTATATGCCATGCTATTGACTTCAGACCAAGTGACATGATCTgagttgctgctgctgctgcttcttCTTGCATTCTGAATCTGCAAATGTTCTTCCTGAAAATTATATCGAACTGTTTTTTTTTGGCAATTTGCTTTGGAAGAATCGATGATGGAGATGATGTTAATTTTATTACTCTGAGGTTTTGCAGGACATCCGGGTTGTCTCCCAAGAACTTGATGAACCAAGTGAGGGCTGCTGTGGTGGTGTCATGGCCTGCGACGAGCAGAGTCAAAATGTTGTCCTTCAGCTGCGCATCAGACAGCTTCTCCGAGTCCTCATCGTCTCCGCTGTGCTTTCTCAGAAGAGATTGCAAGAAATCATCCTGCACTTCTTCGCCGCTCCTCCGCTTCGCGATCATTCGATCCAGCATCTCGTACATCCTGTTCCGAGCCTGGATCCCGCGGTGGAATGCCGTTCCGGGGATCTTGAAAGGTAGGGACGCGAAGGTAGCTGAGATGAGTTTGAAATTGGCGCGAAACTTCTCTTGTTCTTCCCCGGTCGGCGCCAAGCTCATGATCATGTTGGTGATCACCTTGAGCGTGAACTGATCAGCTCGTTAATTCAAATTAAACACGCAATTAGATTAAGCGCAATTTGGAATTCGACATTAATGATCTTACAGCCGAAGCTTCTTCGAGCACGAGGACTCTCCTTCCTGATTGCCACTCTTCCAAGGCATTAATGGCCCAGTGATTGATGAACTCCACGTTCTTCTTCAGGGACTCGACCGACAGAGGTTCTCCGATCAGTCTGCGGAGCTGCCGGTGATCCTCGCCGGCGGTGGTGAGAAGGCTCGACGGCCCGAGCACCTGCTTGCCGGCGTAGGACAGGTTGAGGCTCACCACTCCATCTTTTCCGGACAGGAGGAATCTGCTGGCCTCTCGCCCTGTCATGAAGATTGTGAACCTCCCCAGCACACTCGTCTTGAACACCCTCCCATAGCTGAGCATTCAAACAGTttggatcgattgatcgatcgatgaaaatgaaaaaaacacacacacagatTTCCACAATCACAAACCTGCGCTGTCGCTTCTTGATGAAGCTGTAAATGCCGGAAGGGCTGGAGAAATCTGAAACAAAGGCGACTGTCTCTCCTATCAAAGGCCATCCCAACTTTCCAGGGATGTTCCTCAGCTCCAATTGGGATTTCCATGAGCGAAACCAAATTGCTAGAACAGAAAACACGAGTACCGAAAACAAAGTGAGGATGTGTATGCCATCCAGATCCATAACTTCCTCTGTAAAAAACTAACTAGATCACTTTGAGTTCGAGAAGAAGGTGTGCATATCACATCATATAGCAAGCTTGTGTTTCTTAGACTTGTTAATATCGATCAATgaagttttctttcttttttttttcaagcatggactgctCCGTCAGAGTTTAGAAAGGATCGATGTTGATTTCTCAGATGGATTacttttttgttttcctttcGAGAAAATGGATTTGTTTACATCAGATACTGATTGAGTGGGAAGTCAGTATCTTGCCGTTTTAATAGTAATTTAATTTGGGGAACAGTAAATCGCCGTTCGTTCGTATGAAAATGCTCGTTTAATTTAATCTGTTTTGCTTCGTAAGCAACGGGATTTTACAAAGATTTCTAGTTTTAATCGGTTGGTTAGTGAGAGTGGATGATATTAAGCCTTCGAGTCGGGTCAAAGTTAATAAATGACTGAttctgtccgagcgctgagtcgatggacactgaGGGCGTGACGCTCTCTGCTTTCTTCTAcgggtgatgtggatctccgacgaacctgcaaagaagtcgagccgggaaggggttctcggcgacaacccttcgacgctcaagtcaggaagTGGAGAAGAGGCAGAGTAAcgctactgtagctacagtaatgaAAATCACATACCTCCGATGAAgtctgggggtctttatataaGACCCCAGAGAGGCACGCACACGTTTTTCGAGATGTACACGCTTCTCCAAATATACTTCAAATGTggatgtcagaaaagcatgtctgacgccattccgcaatcgtccaagCGTATCTCTGGCATGACAGTGGAAGCTcccaccgtacgatcctctgtacGGCTCGGCTGGCGAccgtgctgtttgtcggcggtcGGTGTCTCGAGGCTGATATCGTTAGTTACTCCTTTTGTCTCCTTCTGGGTTTTGTCATCTAATGGTCCGGTCGGGACGACCACTCGGTTCTCCTGGCGTACTGGGATGTGAGTGTATCGGACCGACCGGGAAAGTCCACGATCacatgctcggatgagattgtgCCTTCTTGGTCT comes from the Zingiber officinale cultivar Zhangliang unplaced genomic scaffold, Zo_v1.1 ctg100, whole genome shotgun sequence genome and includes:
- the LOC122035747 gene encoding abscisic acid 8'-hydroxylase 3-like isoform X2, which produces MDLDGIHILTLFSVLVFSVLAIWFRSWKSQLELRNIPGKLGWPLIGETVAFVSDFSSPSGIYSFIKKRQRSYGRVFKTSVLGRFTIFMTGREASRFLLSGKDGVVSLNLSYAGKQVLGPSSLLTTAGEDHRQLRRLIGEPLSVESLKKNVEFINHWAINALEEWQSGRRVLVLEEASAVITNMIMSLAPTGEEQEKFRANFKLISATFASLPFKIPGTAFHRGIQARNRMYEMLDRMIAKRRSGEEVQDDFLQSLLRKHSGDDEDSEKLSDAQLKDNILTLLVAGHDTTTAALTWFIKFLGDNPDVLQNLREEHLQIQNARRSSSSSNSDHVTWSEVNSMAYTNKVISETLRKATILPWFSRKAAEDFTIDGYEIKKDWAVNLDVVSMHHDPSVFPDPEKFDPSRFDMPLKPYSFLGFGHGPRMCPGMHLAKLEICIFMHHFLCRYKWESLDEDESLNPTLVRMPKNKYPIAVEQL
- the LOC122035747 gene encoding abscisic acid 8'-hydroxylase 3-like isoform X1; amino-acid sequence: MDLDGIHILTLFSVLVFSVLAIWFRSWKSQLELRNIPGKLGWPLIGETVAFVSDFSSPSGIYSFIKKRQRSYGRVFKTSVLGRFTIFMTGREASRFLLSGKDGVVSLNLSYAGKQVLGPSSLLTTAGEDHRQLRRLIGEPLSVESLKKNVEFINHWAINALEEWQSGRRVLVLEEASAFTLKVITNMIMSLAPTGEEQEKFRANFKLISATFASLPFKIPGTAFHRGIQARNRMYEMLDRMIAKRRSGEEVQDDFLQSLLRKHSGDDEDSEKLSDAQLKDNILTLLVAGHDTTTAALTWFIKFLGDNPDVLQNLREEHLQIQNARRSSSSSNSDHVTWSEVNSMAYTNKVISETLRKATILPWFSRKAAEDFTIDGYEIKKDWAVNLDVVSMHHDPSVFPDPEKFDPSRFDMPLKPYSFLGFGHGPRMCPGMHLAKLEICIFMHHFLCRYKWESLDEDESLNPTLVRMPKNKYPIAVEQL